A stretch of Acidimicrobiales bacterium DNA encodes these proteins:
- a CDS encoding ferredoxin codes for MKITYDREACQGHNRCYMLAPELFDTDDEGYAILLVDGTVPAELEEKARLAADNCPEFAIEIVDD; via the coding sequence ATGAAGATCACGTACGACCGCGAGGCCTGCCAGGGCCACAACCGCTGCTACATGCTCGCCCCCGAGCTGTTCGACACCGACGACGAGGGCTACGCGATCCTCTTGGTCGACGGCACCGTGCCGGCCGAGCTCGAGGAGAAGGCCCGCCTCGCGGCGGACAACTGTCCCGAGTTCGCCATCGAGATCGTCGACGACTGA
- a CDS encoding ABC transporter substrate-binding protein, which produces MKKLLALLMALSLLAAACGDDGGSDASGGDDGATVEGDGDGDDAGGGDDGGTDDGDTGDDDGGTDDGDDGEPVDLTASFRGVTEETITIGVAAIDAEALLDFGFDFGNVPLEPLLQSWADTLNENGGIHGRNVQFVHDVFLPIGDAEQAESCLIMMEDEEVFVVMGQMLGDNPLCITETYGHPYVGHFGETPGRQERSEGRFFATEISQLPQRIGGVTRMIEDGDFEGKSVAVTWQASEDQVYADGVLPILADAGVDVVAEIEVGDTTEDTVANANAWDRVIERIKSDGADVILHLSGIVGPLDAVGRAAGTDIEIALTNGQAADGTTVVSRSTAPDDVRENSFAVTTYKPGAEVALADEGVQQCLGEYEAWGGDMDELEMDNDDFVNGIVNWCRVFRLTTAILEAAGPELNPESFIAGGESLGDIVLPAMPNGSIRPDKHSAGSELIRYVYDTELGHYVTTGDPFLGAFG; this is translated from the coding sequence ATGAAGAAGCTGCTGGCCCTGTTGATGGCGCTCTCACTGCTCGCGGCAGCGTGCGGGGACGACGGTGGATCCGACGCGTCGGGTGGCGACGACGGCGCGACCGTCGAAGGCGATGGCGATGGCGACGATGCCGGCGGCGGTGACGATGGCGGCACCGATGACGGCGATACGGGCGATGACGATGGCGGCACGGACGACGGCGATGACGGCGAGCCGGTCGACCTGACGGCCTCGTTCCGCGGCGTCACCGAGGAGACGATCACGATCGGTGTCGCGGCGATCGACGCAGAGGCCCTGCTCGACTTCGGGTTCGACTTCGGCAACGTTCCTCTCGAGCCGCTGCTCCAGTCCTGGGCGGACACGCTCAACGAGAACGGCGGCATCCACGGCCGCAACGTGCAGTTCGTCCACGACGTCTTCCTGCCGATCGGCGATGCCGAACAGGCCGAATCCTGTCTGATCATGATGGAGGACGAAGAGGTGTTCGTGGTGATGGGTCAGATGCTGGGTGACAACCCGCTGTGCATCACCGAGACCTACGGCCACCCCTACGTCGGCCACTTCGGCGAGACCCCCGGACGCCAGGAACGCTCCGAGGGACGGTTCTTCGCCACCGAGATCTCGCAGCTCCCGCAGCGCATCGGCGGCGTGACCCGGATGATCGAGGACGGTGACTTCGAGGGCAAGTCCGTGGCCGTGACGTGGCAAGCGTCTGAGGATCAGGTCTACGCGGACGGCGTCCTACCGATCCTGGCCGACGCAGGCGTGGACGTCGTGGCCGAGATCGAGGTCGGCGACACGACCGAGGACACGGTGGCGAACGCGAACGCGTGGGACCGCGTGATCGAACGCATCAAGTCCGACGGAGCCGACGTCATCCTCCATCTGTCCGGCATCGTCGGGCCGCTCGATGCGGTCGGGCGCGCCGCCGGCACGGACATCGAGATCGCTCTCACCAACGGGCAGGCGGCCGACGGCACAACGGTCGTCAGCCGGAGTACGGCACCCGACGACGTCCGGGAGAACAGCTTCGCCGTCACCACCTACAAGCCGGGGGCCGAGGTCGCCCTCGCCGACGAAGGCGTGCAGCAGTGTCTCGGCGAGTACGAGGCGTGGGGCGGCGACATGGACGAGCTGGAGATGGACAACGACGACTTCGTGAACGGCATCGTCAACTGGTGCCGCGTCTTCCGGCTCACGACCGCAATCCTCGAAGCCGCCGGCCCCGAGCTGAACCCGGAGTCCTTCATCGCCGGCGGTGAGAGCCTCGGCGACATCGTGCTCCCGGCGATGCCGAACGGCTCGATCCGACCCGACAAGCACTCCGCCGGCTCCGAGCTGATCCGCTACGTCTACGACACCGAGCTCGGCCACTACGTCACCACCGGCGACCCCTTCCTCGGCGCCTTCGGCTGA
- the xseA gene encoding exodeoxyribonuclease VII large subunit: MDDQTLTVSELGTVVRAALEQAMPYGVWVEGEISGITRSRNGHVYFDLVEPSDTPGAAPVATVPVVLFRENRDRVNRLLKRHGDPIRMSDGVQIRIQGMVDYYPPQGRIQLRMSAIDPTYTLGRLAAERDALMAALSADGLLRANARCPIPPVPLRIGIVTSIGSAAHADITTVFERSELAFTLVEVDTAVQGLGAEHGVAAAIRAAGEAGVDLMIVARGGGSKTDLATFDHELVARAIAASPVAVITGVGHDIDRSVADEVAHTATTTPTAAAQLVVARVAEWLGRLGEIERAVVAGGRRATERAEHRVVHAERGVVAASRGALTNADQRLAAQSHRLERSARQADTRARVQLDLAVARIDVARRHALRRAEDRLDLVTAKVRALDPAIALARGWSITRDEQGAVVRSVADLAPGSTITTRVADGTATSTIVGTDTDPSAGEPAPTEETS; the protein is encoded by the coding sequence GTGGACGACCAGACCCTCACCGTCAGCGAGCTCGGCACGGTCGTGCGCGCCGCGCTCGAGCAGGCGATGCCCTACGGGGTCTGGGTCGAGGGTGAGATCAGCGGGATCACCCGGTCGCGCAACGGCCACGTCTACTTCGATCTGGTCGAGCCTTCCGACACGCCGGGCGCCGCACCGGTGGCCACCGTCCCCGTCGTGCTCTTCCGGGAGAACCGGGATCGGGTCAACCGGCTGCTGAAGCGGCACGGCGATCCGATCCGCATGAGCGACGGGGTCCAGATCCGTATCCAGGGGATGGTCGACTACTACCCGCCGCAGGGTCGGATCCAGCTGCGAATGTCGGCGATCGACCCGACCTACACGCTCGGCCGGCTCGCCGCCGAACGAGACGCCCTGATGGCCGCCCTCTCGGCGGACGGTCTGCTGCGGGCCAACGCCCGCTGCCCGATCCCGCCGGTGCCGTTGCGGATCGGCATCGTCACCTCGATCGGCAGCGCGGCCCACGCCGACATCACGACGGTGTTCGAACGCAGCGAACTGGCGTTCACCCTCGTGGAGGTCGACACGGCGGTGCAGGGGCTCGGCGCCGAACACGGGGTGGCCGCCGCGATCCGGGCCGCCGGCGAGGCAGGCGTCGACCTGATGATCGTGGCCCGGGGCGGCGGATCGAAGACCGACCTGGCCACGTTCGACCACGAGCTCGTGGCCCGGGCCATCGCCGCGTCGCCGGTCGCCGTCATCACGGGTGTGGGTCACGACATCGATCGCAGCGTCGCCGACGAGGTCGCCCACACCGCGACCACCACCCCCACGGCGGCCGCGCAGCTCGTCGTCGCTCGGGTGGCCGAGTGGCTCGGACGGCTCGGCGAGATCGAGCGGGCCGTCGTGGCGGGCGGACGGCGGGCAACGGAGCGGGCCGAGCACCGGGTGGTCCACGCCGAGCGGGGCGTGGTCGCGGCCAGCCGCGGTGCCCTGACGAACGCGGACCAACGCCTCGCCGCCCAGTCACATCGTCTCGAGCGATCGGCGCGACAGGCCGACACGCGAGCGCGCGTCCAGCTCGACCTCGCCGTGGCCCGGATCGACGTCGCCCGCCGTCACGCCCTGCGGCGAGCCGAGGACCGACTGGACCTCGTCACCGCGAAGGTCCGCGCCCTCGACCCGGCCATCGCCCTCGCCCGGGGTTGGTCGATCACCCGTGACGAGCAGGGCGCGGTGGTCCGGTCCGTGGCCGATCTCGCCCCGGGCTCGACCATCACCACCCGGGTCGCCGACGGCACGGCCACCAGTACGATCGTCGGCACCGACACCGATCCGTCCGCCGGCGAGCCCGCACCCACCGAGGAGACATCGTGA
- the xseB gene encoding exodeoxyribonuclease VII small subunit, protein MSDTAPSDSEVGYADAMAELESILDDLEDDDLDVDVLASRVERASTLITLCRDRIGAARVQVEKIVASLDAPASDDDEDEGDDGTNDGTLDLDPE, encoded by the coding sequence GTGAGCGACACCGCACCCAGCGATTCCGAGGTCGGCTACGCCGATGCGATGGCCGAACTCGAGTCGATCCTGGACGATCTCGAGGACGACGATCTCGACGTCGACGTCCTCGCCTCGCGCGTCGAGCGGGCATCCACGCTGATCACCCTGTGTCGCGACCGCATCGGTGCCGCCCGCGTGCAGGTCGAGAAGATCGTGGCGTCGCTCGACGCTCCGGCGAGCGACGACGACGAGGACGAGGGCGACGACGGAACCAACGACGGCACGCTCGACCTGGATCCCGAGTGA
- a CDS encoding cytochrome P450 translates to MPDIPRPPVEDWATDFDHTHPDYAANAPEIWDDLRERCPVAHTERFGGAWLPTRHEDVARIAKDTDHFTSQGVIVTDWRPEVPRPMGYAPPITSDPPFHAIARKFLLEFFSPKAIAAWEDTARQTCRDLIAEIKASGMDVTDAATDYAQHIPVRVIADMLGLPREDGDRFRVFIHRILEEPGQNSVESWEDTLDYYLDTKVKERRENLGDDLISYLCTGDIEGMPLQDEHVRGTIALLIIAGIDTTWSGIGSSIWHMAQHPEDRRRWLEDPSVRPFAIEEFLRFYAPVTMARLVAEDVEVGGCPMKEGDWTLLSFPSANRDPEAFEQADEFVIDRQRNRHSAFGLGIHRCVGSNLARLEMSVGLEEWMDAFPDFELADPAAVTWSTGQVRGPRTMPVRVKVPATAASSGATE, encoded by the coding sequence ATGCCAGACATCCCCCGCCCACCCGTCGAGGACTGGGCCACCGATTTCGACCACACCCATCCCGACTACGCGGCGAACGCGCCGGAGATCTGGGACGACCTCCGCGAGCGGTGCCCGGTCGCGCACACCGAGCGCTTCGGTGGGGCCTGGCTCCCGACCCGCCACGAGGACGTCGCCCGCATCGCGAAGGACACCGACCACTTCACGTCCCAGGGCGTGATCGTGACCGACTGGCGCCCGGAAGTGCCCCGTCCGATGGGCTACGCCCCGCCGATCACGAGCGACCCGCCGTTCCATGCGATCGCCCGGAAGTTCCTCCTCGAGTTCTTCTCGCCGAAGGCGATCGCCGCCTGGGAGGACACCGCCCGCCAGACCTGCCGTGACCTGATCGCGGAGATCAAGGCGAGCGGCATGGACGTCACCGACGCCGCGACCGACTACGCCCAGCACATCCCCGTCCGCGTGATCGCCGACATGCTCGGCCTTCCCCGCGAGGACGGCGACCGTTTCCGCGTCTTCATCCATCGCATCCTCGAGGAGCCGGGTCAGAATTCGGTCGAGTCGTGGGAGGACACCCTCGACTACTACCTCGACACCAAGGTCAAGGAGCGGCGCGAGAACCTGGGCGACGACCTCATCAGCTACCTCTGCACCGGCGACATCGAAGGCATGCCGCTCCAGGACGAGCACGTCCGCGGCACGATCGCCCTACTGATCATCGCCGGCATCGACACGACCTGGTCGGGGATCGGGTCCAGCATCTGGCACATGGCCCAGCACCCCGAGGACCGTCGCCGCTGGCTCGAGGACCCCTCGGTGCGACCGTTCGCAATCGAGGAGTTCCTCCGCTTCTACGCACCGGTCACGATGGCGCGGCTCGTCGCAGAGGACGTCGAGGTCGGCGGCTGCCCGATGAAGGAAGGCGACTGGACGCTGCTGTCGTTCCCGTCGGCCAACCGGGATCCCGAGGCGTTCGAGCAGGCCGACGAGTTCGTCATCGATCGCCAGCGCAACCGCCACAGCGCGTTCGGGCTCGGCATCCACCGCTGCGTGGGGTCGAACCTCGCCCGGTTGGAGATGAGCGTCGGCCTCGAGGAGTGGATGGACGCGTTCCCCGACTTCGAGCTGGCCGATCCCGCCGCCGTGACCTGGTCGACCGGCCAGGTCCGCGGTCCCCGCACGATGCCGGTCCGGGTGAAGGTGCCCGCGACCGCTGCCTCGTCCGGCGCGACGGAATAG
- a CDS encoding PQQ-binding-like beta-propeller repeat protein — MANLRRVAICLVAIATLTTGLAAASGGTSPTVAAVAGETGGSVPEGELLFSTEGNRLHRIDTDTIGTGDQEREVLVERAADDPVDGRDVNGEICFFPDGSGRFVLGEDTGQPTPPAGWGIFDADGTQLAKLTATYIETGAEPHGCEFAPDGTLFTSEVGFQGFGSGTGQLIQWFDIDGPAPTFCKLATDLGTAGGVAIDELGRVYVTQTSGLSIERFSPPFPTSATAEGGCGAVDPTGAPAADAVDREQFASPSDGMLTFSGVAFAPNGNLYASSVLTGRIAEYDQDGTLVRLLLAPDESVPSIPTGHPQGLAVGADGTLYYADLDLQGTLPNVGPGPDGKVRRIRFDANGDPLPPEIVIDGLAFPDGLGIAPGDLETPEPIVGPWPTHAGSAARTFVNPDEAWLTPDSVDRLVEKWRFPAGAVVTGSPSVADVSLAAGGERRTVFVSSWDGFVYALDWADGREIWRFAWEDQPGASFPAAGSVTVTERAGRHVALVGAGEILYAIDAETGAEIWRFTAGTGCRDAVTGLPPGLCGFSGERNQVESTPIVAHGTVFVGMDVNDVATGKGGFFAVDLDDGSLVWWFDVDTGTTCRPDPGDDIRRFDSYHSESELGLPAGFFATRAGCDFDRSPTGCGNVWSSAAYDPDREALYFATSNCDTDLDPATPAPTPIMPSHDEAIVALGIDGAALWRWRPREVDNDDLAFGAVPNLFSIDVDGTPTDVLGVGGKDGTYYVLDRDGVNERTGVSWDDADPRSLPYWETNVVPGGAIGGIIATAAVDEARRRVFFSTAPGESISEVQRPTVHALDLDTGAVVWQHDDTGFPSGDASYAPTSSAGGVVVVGSVIFPHLRLFDAADGTLLYDEVIGNGGTLSGISSGAAIVDGTIVVGTGIGARSSGGSSPGDFAANTPADIVALCVAGTIGCPGPLPKVVPGFVDVTEGDVGTTPVRIPVRLSFPSQSPVTVDWRVVLPHELQVAELADASGAVTFAPGETEAFVDVEVIGDELHEGDELGVVVFRDPVNAAIGGFYGLGIVRVADDDPPPGVAALVGIATEESGSLRIPIVLDRVSGLAVQVTYDLVDGSAVAGADYLAASGTVTIPAGDRVAHVEVALVDDSTAEPLEYVVVELRDVVGADVLGSWGVGLIVDLD; from the coding sequence ATGGCCAACCTCCGACGCGTCGCCATCTGCCTGGTCGCCATCGCGACACTGACGACGGGCCTGGCCGCGGCCTCCGGGGGCACGTCACCCACCGTGGCGGCAGTGGCGGGCGAGACCGGCGGGAGCGTCCCCGAGGGCGAGTTGTTGTTCTCGACCGAAGGCAACCGCCTCCACCGCATCGACACGGACACGATCGGCACCGGTGATCAGGAGCGCGAGGTGTTGGTCGAGCGGGCGGCGGACGATCCGGTCGACGGGCGTGACGTGAACGGCGAGATCTGCTTCTTCCCGGACGGGTCCGGCCGGTTCGTCCTCGGCGAGGACACGGGCCAGCCGACGCCGCCTGCCGGCTGGGGCATCTTCGACGCCGACGGCACCCAGCTCGCCAAGTTGACCGCGACCTACATCGAGACCGGCGCAGAGCCGCACGGCTGCGAGTTCGCCCCGGACGGCACGTTGTTCACCAGCGAGGTCGGGTTCCAGGGCTTCGGCTCGGGGACCGGTCAGCTCATCCAGTGGTTCGACATCGACGGGCCGGCGCCCACCTTCTGCAAGCTGGCCACGGACCTCGGCACGGCCGGTGGGGTCGCGATCGACGAGCTCGGTCGGGTCTACGTCACCCAGACCTCCGGCCTCTCGATCGAACGGTTCAGCCCGCCATTCCCGACATCGGCGACCGCCGAGGGTGGTTGTGGCGCAGTGGACCCGACCGGCGCGCCGGCGGCCGACGCGGTGGATCGGGAACAGTTCGCCTCGCCGAGTGACGGCATGCTCACGTTCTCGGGCGTGGCGTTTGCGCCGAACGGGAACCTCTACGCGTCCAGCGTCCTCACCGGGCGGATCGCCGAGTACGACCAGGACGGCACGCTGGTGCGGTTGCTGCTCGCCCCCGACGAATCGGTCCCGTCGATTCCGACCGGCCATCCCCAGGGGCTCGCGGTCGGTGCCGACGGCACCCTCTACTACGCCGATCTCGACCTGCAGGGCACGCTGCCGAACGTCGGACCGGGACCGGACGGCAAGGTCCGGCGCATCCGCTTCGATGCGAACGGCGATCCGCTTCCCCCGGAGATCGTGATCGACGGGCTCGCGTTTCCCGACGGGCTGGGGATCGCCCCCGGCGACCTGGAGACGCCCGAACCGATCGTCGGACCCTGGCCGACCCATGCCGGGAGTGCCGCACGGACGTTCGTGAACCCGGACGAGGCGTGGCTGACGCCCGACAGTGTCGACCGGCTCGTCGAGAAGTGGCGATTCCCGGCCGGTGCCGTCGTCACCGGATCACCCTCGGTCGCCGACGTGTCGCTCGCCGCCGGAGGCGAGCGGCGCACGGTCTTCGTGTCGAGCTGGGACGGCTTCGTGTACGCGCTCGACTGGGCGGACGGTCGCGAGATCTGGCGCTTCGCATGGGAGGACCAGCCGGGCGCGTCGTTCCCCGCCGCGGGTTCGGTGACCGTCACCGAGCGAGCGGGCCGCCACGTCGCGCTCGTCGGGGCCGGTGAGATCCTCTATGCCATCGACGCCGAGACGGGCGCGGAGATCTGGCGCTTCACCGCGGGTACCGGCTGCCGCGACGCGGTCACCGGTTTGCCCCCGGGGCTCTGCGGGTTCAGCGGTGAACGCAACCAGGTCGAGTCCACCCCGATCGTCGCCCACGGCACGGTGTTCGTCGGCATGGACGTCAACGACGTGGCGACCGGCAAGGGCGGCTTCTTCGCCGTCGACCTCGACGACGGTTCGCTCGTGTGGTGGTTCGACGTCGACACCGGAACGACGTGTCGCCCCGATCCGGGCGACGACATCCGCCGGTTCGACAGCTACCACTCCGAGTCGGAGCTCGGTCTGCCGGCCGGGTTCTTCGCCACCCGCGCGGGCTGCGACTTCGATCGGTCGCCGACCGGCTGCGGCAACGTCTGGTCCTCGGCCGCGTACGACCCGGATCGTGAGGCGCTCTACTTCGCGACGAGCAACTGCGACACGGATCTCGATCCCGCGACGCCCGCGCCGACGCCGATCATGCCTTCGCACGACGAGGCCATCGTCGCCCTCGGTATCGACGGTGCCGCATTGTGGCGCTGGCGACCGCGCGAGGTCGACAACGACGATCTCGCGTTCGGCGCGGTGCCGAACCTCTTCTCGATCGATGTCGACGGCACGCCGACCGATGTCCTCGGCGTCGGCGGCAAGGACGGCACCTACTACGTGCTCGATCGCGACGGCGTGAACGAACGCACGGGCGTGTCGTGGGACGACGCCGACCCGCGCAGCCTGCCGTACTGGGAGACCAACGTCGTGCCCGGTGGAGCCATCGGCGGCATCATCGCCACCGCCGCGGTGGACGAAGCGCGGCGTCGGGTGTTCTTCTCCACCGCGCCCGGCGAGAGCATCTCGGAGGTTCAGCGGCCGACCGTGCACGCGCTCGATCTCGACACCGGCGCGGTCGTCTGGCAGCACGACGACACCGGGTTCCCGAGCGGTGACGCGAGCTATGCGCCGACGAGTTCCGCGGGTGGCGTCGTGGTGGTCGGCAGCGTGATCTTCCCGCACCTGCGGCTCTTCGATGCGGCCGACGGCACCCTGCTGTACGACGAGGTCATCGGGAACGGCGGGACGTTGTCCGGGATCTCGTCCGGCGCCGCGATCGTCGACGGCACCATCGTCGTGGGCACGGGCATCGGGGCGCGCTCGAGCGGCGGCTCGAGTCCCGGCGATTTCGCGGCGAACACGCCGGCGGACATCGTCGCCCTCTGCGTTGCCGGCACGATCGGTTGTCCGGGCCCGCTCCCGAAGGTCGTGCCGGGGTTCGTCGACGTGACCGAGGGCGACGTCGGCACCACGCCGGTGCGGATACCGGTCCGGCTGTCGTTCCCGTCGCAGTCACCGGTGACGGTCGACTGGCGCGTCGTGCTCCCGCACGAGCTGCAGGTCGCCGAGCTGGCCGACGCCTCGGGCGCCGTGACGTTCGCGCCCGGCGAGACGGAGGCGTTCGTCGACGTGGAGGTCATCGGCGACGAGCTCCACGAGGGCGACGAACTCGGCGTCGTCGTGTTCCGGGATCCGGTGAACGCGGCCATCGGCGGCTTCTACGGGCTCGGCATCGTCCGCGTCGCCGATGACGATCCGCCGCCGGGCGTGGCCGCGCTCGTCGGGATCGCGACCGAGGAGTCCGGATCGCTGCGGATCCCGATCGTGCTGGATCGCGTCAGCGGGCTCGCGGTGCAGGTCACCTACGACCTCGTCGACGGATCCGCCGTCGCGGGTGCGGACTATCTGGCCGCGTCGGGGACCGTCACGATTCCGGCCGGGGACCGGGTCGCCCATGTGGAGGTCGCCCTGGTCGACGACTCGACGGCCGAACCACTCGAGTACGTCGTGGTGGAGCTACGCGACGTCGTGGGCGCCGATGTGCTCGGCTCGTGGGGTGTCGGTCTGATCGTCGATCTCGACTGA
- a CDS encoding polyprenyl synthetase family protein codes for MTDAPAQLTRVATQVDRALAEVFARERATWQELDPALDTPLGDLEDFVAGGGKRIRPAYCHWGWVIAGGEPDGEGAVRGGCALELLHAFALVHDDVMDGSPTRRGAPTVWARFIRRHEAGDWNGEDRRFGEAAAILVGDIAMVMADRCIGDAPPAVRAVWDALRTELNMGQYLDVLGTVTGAITADGARTIMRNKTAGYTIVRPLQLGAALAGRPDLADDLAAHGMPLGIAFQLRDDVLGAFGDSERTGKPVGDDLIEGKPTLLLALARERADATQLAVLDKVGSTTRADDIAAIQQVMVDTGAVAASEAETERLLAEAVAAIDALPDHHDSRDALRALADYVVERDV; via the coding sequence GTGACCGACGCGCCGGCGCAGCTCACCCGCGTCGCCACGCAGGTCGATCGCGCTCTCGCCGAGGTGTTCGCCCGGGAACGAGCCACCTGGCAGGAGCTCGACCCTGCGCTCGACACCCCCCTCGGGGACCTCGAGGACTTCGTTGCCGGCGGCGGCAAGCGCATCCGTCCCGCCTACTGCCACTGGGGTTGGGTCATCGCCGGCGGAGAGCCGGACGGCGAGGGCGCCGTGAGGGGCGGCTGCGCACTCGAGCTGCTCCACGCGTTCGCCCTCGTCCACGACGACGTGATGGACGGCTCGCCGACCCGGCGCGGCGCTCCCACGGTCTGGGCCCGGTTCATCCGCCGCCACGAAGCGGGCGATTGGAACGGTGAGGACCGCCGCTTCGGTGAGGCCGCCGCGATCCTGGTCGGCGACATCGCGATGGTGATGGCCGACCGCTGCATCGGCGACGCCCCGCCCGCGGTGCGCGCCGTCTGGGACGCCCTGCGCACCGAGCTCAACATGGGCCAGTATCTCGACGTACTCGGCACCGTCACCGGCGCGATCACCGCCGACGGCGCCCGCACGATCATGCGCAACAAGACCGCCGGCTACACGATCGTGCGGCCGCTCCAGCTCGGTGCCGCGCTGGCCGGCCGCCCCGATCTCGCCGACGATCTCGCGGCTCATGGCATGCCGCTCGGCATCGCCTTCCAGCTCCGCGACGACGTGCTCGGCGCCTTCGGAGACAGTGAGCGCACCGGCAAACCGGTCGGCGACGACCTCATCGAGGGCAAGCCCACCCTGCTCCTCGCGCTCGCCCGTGAGCGGGCCGACGCCACCCAGCTCGCCGTACTCGACAAGGTCGGCTCCACCACCCGCGCCGACGACATCGCGGCGATCCAGCAGGTGATGGTCGACACCGGCGCGGTCGCAGCGTCCGAGGCCGAGACCGAGCGCCTGCTCGCCGAGGCCGTCGCCGCGATCGACGCGCTACCCGACCACCACGACAGTCGCGACGCGCTGCGCGCGCTCGCCGACTATGTGGTCGAGCGCGACGTCTGA
- a CDS encoding peptide chain release factor 3: MSDPRLEAERRRTFAIISHPDAGKTTLTEKFLLYGGALTTGAGSVKAKGDRRSATSDWMELEQQRGISITSTVLQFPYRDHVLNLLDTPGHRDFSEDTYRVLAATDAAIMVLDGSKGIEAQTRKLFEVCRDREIPIVTFINKWDRPSLDPLELLDEIEEQLVLEPVPISWPVGDGERFRGVIDRHENEFVRYTRTARGATEAPEEVVDRDRAAEEEGDLWKEAEEGIELLDTIGREFDQKRFEAGELSPVFFGSALTNFGVRLILDAMVDLVPSPSPQKDRDGNPRPLESPFSGLVFKVQANTDKNHRDRVAFMRVCSGRFERGMVVTHGPTGKPFATKYAQSVTGQDRETVEEAWPGDVVGLVNANDFRVGDAVWVDEEVLWPEMPAFAPAHFRVVRTIDTSKVKQFRSGINQLDEEGVVQVLREPDVGDQAPILAAVGPLQFEVAQHRLENEFGAPVEMVPCSWTVARVTDAESAEKLRGMSGVTVTHRSDGELLALFESPYWLQRLEGDQPELRLDKLIAEGT; encoded by the coding sequence ATGTCCGATCCCCGGCTCGAGGCCGAGCGACGCCGCACGTTCGCGATCATCTCGCACCCCGACGCGGGCAAGACGACCCTCACGGAGAAGTTCCTCCTCTACGGCGGCGCGCTCACGACCGGGGCGGGATCGGTCAAGGCGAAGGGCGATCGCCGTTCGGCCACGTCCGACTGGATGGAGCTCGAGCAGCAGCGCGGGATCTCGATCACGTCGACGGTGCTGCAGTTTCCCTACCGCGACCACGTCCTGAACCTGCTCGACACGCCCGGCCACCGCGACTTCTCCGAGGACACGTACCGGGTGCTCGCTGCGACCGACGCGGCGATCATGGTGCTCGACGGCTCGAAGGGCATCGAGGCGCAGACCCGCAAGCTCTTCGAGGTCTGCCGCGACCGCGAGATCCCGATCGTCACCTTCATCAACAAGTGGGACCGTCCCTCGCTCGATCCGCTCGAGCTCCTCGACGAGATCGAGGAACAGCTCGTGCTCGAGCCGGTGCCGATCTCGTGGCCCGTCGGCGACGGCGAGCGCTTCCGGGGCGTGATCGACCGTCACGAGAACGAGTTCGTCCGCTACACCCGCACGGCCCGCGGCGCGACCGAGGCACCCGAGGAGGTCGTCGACCGCGACCGGGCGGCCGAGGAGGAGGGCGATCTCTGGAAGGAAGCCGAGGAAGGCATCGAGCTGCTCGACACGATCGGGCGCGAGTTCGATCAGAAGCGGTTCGAGGCCGGCGAGCTGTCCCCCGTCTTCTTCGGGTCGGCGCTGACCAACTTCGGCGTGCGCCTCATCCTCGACGCGATGGTGGACCTCGTGCCGTCGCCGAGCCCGCAGAAGGACCGCGACGGCAACCCGCGTCCGCTCGAGTCGCCGTTCTCCGGCCTCGTCTTCAAGGTGCAGGCCAACACCGACAAGAACCATCGTGATCGCGTCGCTTTCATGCGCGTCTGCTCCGGGCGGTTCGAGCGGGGCATGGTCGTGACCCACGGGCCGACCGGCAAGCCGTTCGCCACGAAGTACGCCCAATCGGTCACCGGCCAGGACCGCGAGACCGTCGAGGAGGCGTGGCCCGGCGACGTGGTCGGCCTCGTCAACGCCAACGACTTCCGCGTCGGCGATGCCGTCTGGGTCGACGAGGAGGTGCTGTGGCCGGAGATGCCCGCGTTCGCGCCGGCCCACTTCCGCGTCGTGCGCACCATCGACACGTCGAAGGTGAAGCAGTTCCGCAGCGGGATCAACCAGCTCGACGAAGAGGGTGTGGTGCAGGTGCTCCGCGAGCCGGACGTCGGCGACCAGGCCCCGATCCTCGCCGCCGTCGGTCCGCTCCAGTTCGAGGTCGCCCAGCATCGGCTGGAGAACGAGTTCGGCGCACCGGTCGAGATGGTCCCGTGCTCGTGGACGGTCGCCCGCGTCACCGACGCCGAGTCCGCCGAGAAGCTCCGGGGGATGAGCGGCGTGACCGTCACCCACCGCTCCGACGGCGAGCTGCTCGCCCTGTTCGAGAGCCCCTACTGGCTCCAACGGCTCGAGGGCGATCAGCCCGAACTCCGGCTCGACAAGCTCATCGCCGAAGGCACATGA